A stretch of the Drosophila sulfurigaster albostrigata strain 15112-1811.04 chromosome 2L, ASM2355843v2, whole genome shotgun sequence genome encodes the following:
- the LOC133842352 gene encoding mucin-2 isoform X1, with protein MSERSKGDVSSLLSSSSRVNNNAAGRVVKNPLLSASVTGLSFDDFPNKPLLLPAAPPVVHAPPPQPTNALIAGILNREPKTLVTVGQSSSIDDNETLDEINLNASSSDDSSVAAAAAANSANNSYLSAGDANANPLLDPPTNTDSLLSQAASSFGALPSVASNVFSTFSKRIYAGSQREATDEQQPQLDIQPTYIQQAAHLPPPAAVAPPPFYAAPLSTVGEAAPEPPKFYAPTELPNLSAAPAVPPTAGGQNTYRNTARKKIYAPIPGFSEHQQAAVQPAALPFATPPYPTQPAVATFEPPAPAPAPAPVQEERKSGGGLFSLTNLVPSGVLQNISGLVQSATGRGSESAPQAPPAAAYNAPNPGYFDISTSSGGNYFAPAQASTDYFAPTATAPPTVGGFFNPAAVAAPAAPPAVGSFFNPTEVSAPSGVGGYFNPLPVAAAPEAVAPPSAVVPPSAVSGPPAAVFLPSGVSGPPAVALLPTTSLPSAVVPPAVIAPSLAAAPPPVAALPPASTPFLAVAPPPAVAPAVSQSPFETVSQPLTVAAPEISSAAPVAYAGAPPAVTQSLFGAPPSTFGQPPLAAPPTAVSQPLSVTAQGVSSAGPPPVAQSLFGAPPPAVSQPFAVTAPPFAQPAPQLPPQLPPQVESVPSFGPPTGAAPAVPPPAAGQTSYRLQKGTRLYKSPLTAQETATPIGAFGQQAGFTASPFAPTSVAPTAAIFNPFGAPTTGVDLFAAQPTYPGHQPAPSIQQLPPSAFPPVPQQPFICSTAESTQGVPLYPPAAEQTITQPAPPKSEPPQPKLEPTSANPQPSQQVAPISASLFAPVPTQEVSLAASFVVEPAVPLYPPTASQTLAEQSTPKPEQNQEGPISASLFAPVSTQDLFASSAAETVPELSSYPESSTVPTQEVPLYPSSAVTTPPKLEPTQEVPPISASFFTTVPTQEVPLFSSSATDAAPELSLHQPSDPQLLAARVESKVDQTTPQQVPLFAAPPTATAFEAASQLLPSSTAETTQNLPYPPVSGLFTPQIPIEQLQAQISQQVPLFTAPPTSAAQEIGLFPSSTAESVSFFAPAQIETSTIPKTDSSATLQEVNKTEADATEPSTDFTESTPLFVPVPTAETTQQVELYPPVAATADISQETSDTLTTSSLFGAPQVTQEPVAPIGNVAPPSASDFFALPPQSIDATSAALTTQTTTTFFNRFAQTITTPLPQEVLPPPIGFVAPDANQLFEAQTIEPVLETEQVTALAPPPTAAKPTDSSAAPLANPFRRSSDAIAHPASAPSPLQSFFTPASNGGSDFNFFAAPTEAAQFPELPAQLNIAPPPLVQEPPPATTTDSNQVSGALGFEQLLSDTQQIVNSNANVYQNSSVNSFSGFFGGPSETPQLVQQQQPQIPASVAVSTAAPPSGNFFDHFAAAAPGQQEDQRIQNFFNNPPLQDQPAAPGELKYDLVHSGLPTKHFEGRSQTSASNQVEPPSSACSDFSTATKGTPQQQQQQTQQPQQVQQQQQSESNQAEDLQRLYQGELPEEILQQLRMASEKGQAIAPPADTVVYTPVLLHWFYKRSVDSKFVWTPFSHYDSALLETSLTSEESDSSSIVPVEGGRYDVNIKERTKTPVFWEGKAIEVRRCSWFYKGVDSKYVPYAEETAAALEAEYKRATETGEWLKKIPLGNGEQVTMHGPNVIVHFMPPSNADTWGGTVQSSSRPLVVKRDLNDFKIQQGESQRVDHLLFMVHGIGSACDLKMRNVEEVVDDFRIIAQQLVQSHYKNSTDMGLVGRVEVLPIEWHGHLHSEELGIDEKLKSITLESIPRLRNFTNDTLLDVLFYTSPKYCQKIMNTVADALNEVYLKYRMRHPEFNGGVSLAGHSLGSLILFDLLCHQEPLKESEEENKENPDQLPRKQQYQQGADQVQLPNNDKMLPKQVSYAMGMGVAGTGQPVINYTQLIFHPKKFFALGSPIGMFVTIRGIDKLGLDFRLPTCAGFYNIFHPFDPVAYRIEALVNPDMKGIRPVLIPHHKGRKRMHLELKETMTRVGADIKQRFMDTFKTTLDSVNFLATVTKVKKEAEESLEKESSSSSQVFQKQTEDQDESSVATTSTHARQRTDSESTTTSDPEFIELDFPLGKLNDSKRVDYVLQEAPLEFINEYIFALSSHVCYWASEDTILFVMKEIYAGLGISTDSQVPQQSMTIERPSSRTNSVSQSLLPM; from the exons AGCCCAAAACGCTGGTGACTGTGGGACAATCGTCAAGCATTGATGACAACGAAACGCTTGACGAGATCAACTTGaacgccagcagcagcgacgactCTTctgtcgccgccgccgctgcagcCAACAGCGCCAACAATTCATATCTAAGTGCGGGCGATGCTAATGCAAATCCCTTGCTAGATCCCCCAACCAATACTGACTCGTTGCTTAGCCAGGCAGCCTCTTCATTTGGTGCGTTGCCCTCGGTGGCCTCCAACGTTTTCTCTACCTTCTCGAAACGCATCTACGCAGGCAGCCAGAGGGAAGCAACAGAcgaacagcagccacaattgGACATTCAACCGACGTACATACAACAAGCAGCTCACTTGCCACCACCAGCTGCAGTTGCGCCTCCGCCCTTCTATGCTGCACCGCTTTCGACTGTAGGTGAAGCTGCACCGGAGCCACCAAAATTCTATGCGCCCACTGAGCTGCCGAACCTAAGCGCAGCTCCTGCAGTGCCACCAACAGCTGGTGGACAAAATACGTATCGCAACACCGCTAGAAAGAAGATCTACGCGCCCATTCCCGGTTTCTCCGAGCATCAGCAAGCAGCTGTTCAACCAGCTGCATTACCCTTTGCTACACCACCATACCCAACACAGCCAGCTGTAGCCACATTTGAGCCACcggctccagctccagctcctgctcctgtGCAGGAAGAACGCAAGTCTGGAGGCGGTCTCTTCTCGCTGACCAACTTGGTGCCAAGTGGAGTACTGCAAAACATCTCTGGATTAGTGCAATCAGCTACAGGTCGCGGTTCCGAGTCAGCTCCGCAAGctcctccagctgcagctTACAACGCTCCAAATCCTGGTTACTTTGACATTAGCACCTCCTCGGGCGGCAATTACTTTGCACCCGCTCAGGCATCAACTGATTACTTTGCACCCACTGCTACTGCACCACCCACTGTCGGTGGTTTCTTCAATCCTGCTGCAGTAGCCGCACCAGCTGCTCCACCTGCAGTTGGCAGCTTCTTTAATCCTACTGAAGTTTCTGCTCCATCTGGTGTCGGGGGATACTTTAATCCGCTGCCTGTTGCCGCAGCTCCAGAAGCAGTTGCTCCGCCGTCAGCCGTTGTTCCACCCTCGGCAGTTTCAGGGCCACCAGCTGCCGTTTTTCTACCCTCTGGAGTCTCAGGACCACCAGCTGTAGCTCTTCTACCAACTACTTCATTACCTTCAGCCGTAGTTCCACCAGCGGTTATAGCTCCTTCCTTGGCAGCTGCTCCGCCACCAGTTGCCGCACTACCGCCAGCATCAACACCGTTCTTGGCAGTTGCTCCACCACCGGCAGTTGCTCCAGCCGTTTCGCAATCACCCTTTGAAACTGTTAGTCAACCACTCACAGTAGCTGCTCCGGAAATTTCTTCAGCAGCTCCAGTAGCTTACGCAGGAGCTCCGCCAGCCGTAACTCAGTCTCTCTTCGGAGCTCCTCCATCGACTTTTGGACAACCACCTTTAGCAGCTCCTCCAACAGCTGTTAGTCAACCACTTTCAGTAACTGCTCAAGGAGTTTCATCAGCAGGTCCTCCACCCGTAGCTCAGTCACTTTTCGGAGCGCCTCCACCGGCTGTTAGTCAACCATTTGCAGTAACTGCTCCGCCATTTGCTCAGCCAGCACCTCAGCTTCCACCTCAACTACCACCTCAAGTTGAGAGCGTTCCATCCTTCGGTCCACCAACAGGAGCAGCACCTGCTGTACCCCCTCCGGCAGCGGGACAAACTTCATATCGCCTGCAGAAGGGCACCCGTCTCTATAAAAGTCCGTTGACAGCCCAGGAAACCGCAACGCCCATCGGAGCCTTTGGACAACAAGCTGGTTTTACAGCCAGTCCCTTTGCACCCACATCGGTAGCGCCAACAGCGGCTATCTTTAATCCTTTCGGAGCACCGACCACCGGAGTTGATTTATTTGCAGCCCAACCAACATATCCTGGACACCAGCCAGCTCCGTCAATTCAGCAATTGCCGCCGTCGGCCTTTCCGCCAGTTCCACAGCAACCATTTATTTGCTCAACAGCGGAGTCAACGCAAGGAGTACCTCTCTATCCACCAGCAGCTGAACAGACAATCACTCAGCCAGCTCCTCCAAAGTCAGAGCCACCACAACCTAAACTAGAGCCAACTTCGGCAAATCCACAGCCAAGTCAGCAAGTTGCTCCCATCAGTGCATCGCTCTTTGCGCCAGTACCAACGCAGGAGGTTTCTCTCGCTGCCAGCTTTGTGGTAGAACCAGCAGTTCCTCTTTATCCACCAACTGCATCACAAACGCTTGCAGAGCAATCTACGCCTAAACCGGAACAAAATCAAGAAGGTCCTATCAGCGCTTCGCTTTTTGCACCAGTTTCAACGCAGGATCTCTTTGCCAGCTCCGCAGCTGAAACAGTACCAGAACTTTCCTCTTATCCAGAATCTAGCACAGTTCCAACACAAGAGGTTCCCCTCTATCCATCATCTGCTGTAACAACTCCGCCTAAACTAGAGCCAACTCAAGAAGTTCCTCCCATCAGCGCATCATTCTTTACGACTGTTCCAACACAGGAAGTTCCTCTCTTTTCAAGCTCTGCAACCGACGCAGCACCAGAACTTTCCCTCCATCAACCATCTGATCCACAATTGCTTGCAGCTCGCGTTGAGTCTAAGGTAGATCAAACTACTCCTCAGCAAGTTCCGCTTTTTGCTGCAcccccaacagcaacagcattcgAAGCAGCTTCCCAGCTCTTGCCCAGCTCCACAGCGgaaacaacacaaaacttaCCTTATCCTCCCGTATCAGGACTTTTTACGCCGCAGATTCCTATCGAACAGTTGCAAGCACAGATCAGTCAGCAAGTTCCCTTGTTTACTGCACCGCCAACAAGTGCTGCACAGGAAATAGGACTGTTTCCAAGTTCCACAGCTGAAAGCGTTTCATTCTTTGCTCCAGCGCAGATAGAAACATCGACCATTCCCAAGACAGACTCGTCAGCAACTCTTCAAGAAGTAAATAAGACCGAAGCTGATGCGACAGAACCGTCAACTGATTTTACTGAAAGCACACCATTGTTTGTGCCTGTGCCAACAGCTGAAACTACCCAACAAGTTGAGCTTTATCCTCCTGTGGCTGCTACCGCTGACATTAGTCAGGAAACTTCAGATACCCTCACAACCAGCAGTCTCTTTGGAGCACCTCAAGTTACTCAAGAGCCTGTAGCTCCAATCGGCAACGTTGCTCCACCATCAGCCAGCGATTTCTTTGCTCTACCACCTCAATCCATCGACGCCACAAGCGCTGCGCTAACCACACAAACGACTACGACATTCTTCAATCGTTTCGCGCAGACCATTACGACACCACTTCCGCAGGAAGTACTGCCACCACCGATAGGATTTGTAGCACCCGACGCAAATCAACTTTTCGAGGCGCAAACCATTGAGCCTGTGCTAGAAACCGAACAAGTAACAGCCCTAGCACCGCCACCCACAGCAGCCAAACCAACGGATAGCTCAGCAGCTCCATTGGCAAATCCATTCCGCAGAAGCAGCGACGCCATTGCACATCCAGCATCTGCTCCATCGCCATTGCAGAGCTTCTTTACGCCAGCTAGCAACGGTGGCAgtgatttcaatttctttgcGGCACCCACGGAAGCTGCTCAATTCCCGGAATTGCCCGCTCAATTAAACATAGCTCCGCCTCCGCTAGTGCAGGAACCACCACCGGCAACCACAACTGATAGCAACCAAGTCTCTGGCGCACTTGGCTTTGAGCAACTGCTCAGCGACACACAGCAAATTGTAAATTCCAACGCAAACGTCTATCAAAATTCAAGTGTAAACTCTTTTTCGGGCTTTTTTGGCGGTCCATCTGAGACGCCACAACttgttcaacaacaacaaccacaaattCCGGCATCAGTTGCAGTTTCTACTGCTGCACCGCCCTCAGGAAATTTCTTCGATCATTTTGCGGCCGCTGCTCCGGGACAACAGGAGGATCAACGCatacaaaactttttcaaCAATCCACCGCTGCAGGATCAACCCGCTGCTCCAGGAGAACTCAAGTACGATCTAGTCCACAGTGGTTTGCCCACAAAACACTTTGAGGGACGTTCCCAAACATCAGCTTCAAATCAGGTTGAGCCCCCTTCCTCAGCCTGCTCTGATTTCTCTACGGCAACAAAGGGAActccacagcagcagcaacagcagacacagcaaccacaacaagtacagcagcaacagcagtccGAGTCTAATCAGGCAGAAGATCTGCAGCGATTGTATCAGGGAGAATTACCCGAGGAGATTCTACAACAATTAAGAATGGCCAGCGAAAAGGGTCAGGCGATTGCGCCGCCAGCCGATACGGTT GTTTACACTCCTGTGTTGCTGCATTGGTTCTACAAGCGCAGTGTAGACAGCAAATTTGTGTGGACTCCATTCAGTCATTACGATTCAGCTCTACTCGAGACTAGCCTGACTAGCG AAGAATCGGATTCATCAAGCATTGTGCCCGTGGAAGGTGGTCGCTATGATGTTAACATCAAGGAGCGCACCAAGACACCTGTGTTCTGGGAGGGCAAGGCCATCGAGGTGCGACGCTGTTCCTGGTTCTACAAAGGTGTCGACTCAAAGTACGTGCCATATGCCGAAGAAACGGCGGCAGCACTTGAGGCTGAATACAAACGTGCCACCGAAACGGGTGAATGGCTGAAGAAGATACCGTTGGGCAACGGCGAGCAGGTGACGATGCATGGTCCCAACGTCATTGTACACTTTATGCCGCCGTCAAATGCAGATACTTGGGGCGGCACCGTGCAGAGCTCGTCACGTCCCTTGGTGGTCAAGCGAGACTTGAATGATTTCAAAATACAACAGGGTGAATCACAGCGCGTAGATCATTTGCTATTCATGGTACATGGCATTGGGTCAGCTTGCGATCTGAAGATGCGCAACGTTGAGGAAGTTG TTGATGATTTCCGCATTATTGCCCAGCAGCTGGTACAATCACACTATAAGAATTCCACAGACATGGGTCTGGTGGGTCGCGTCGAAGTACTGCCCATTGAATGGCATGGCCATCTGCACTCCGAGGAGTTGGGCATCGATGAGAAGCTCAAGTCCATTACGCTAGAGTCCATTCCACGTTTGCGCAACTTCACCAACGACACGCTGCTTGATGTGTTGTTCTACACGAGTCCCAAGTACTGTCAGAAGATCATGAATACCGTGGCCGATGCCTTGAACGAAGTGTATCTGAAATATCGCATGCGACATCCTGAATTTAATGGCGGCGTCTCCTTGGCTGGTCACAGTTTGGGCTCGTTGATCCTCTTTGATTTGCTGTGCCATCAGGAGCCACTCAAGGAAAGCGAAGAGGAAAACAAAGAGAATCCTGATCAGTTGCCGCGCAAGCAGCAGTATCAACAGGGGGCCGACCAGGTGCAGTTGCCCAACAATGATAAAATGCTACCCAAACAGGTCAGCTATGCCATGGGaatgggcgtggcaggcaCTGGGCAACCGGTCATCAATTACACACAGTTGATATTCCACCCCAAGAAGTTCTTTGCTTTGGGCTCTCCCATTGGCATGTTTGTCACCATACGTGGCATCGATAAGCTTGGTCTTGATTTTCGTCTACCCACTTGCGCGGGTTTCTACAACATATTCCATCCCTTTGATCCGGTTGCGTATCGCATCGAGGCCCTGGTTAATCCCGACATGAAGGGCATACGTCCGGTGTTGATACCACATCACAAGGGACGCAAACGCATGCATCTGGAGCTGAAGGAGACAATGACGCGCGTGGGTGCAGATATTAAGCAACGATTCATGGACACATTCAAGACAACACTGGATAGCGTTAATTTCCTGGCCACGGTCACTAAAGTCAAGAAGGAGGCCGAGGAGTCGCTAGAAAAAGAG agctcctcctcctcgcaGGTATTCCAAAAGCAAACTGAGGACCAAGACGAATCATCAGTGGCGACCACATCGACGCATGCGCGTCAACGAACCGATTCAGAATCCACTACAACATCAGATCCAGAATTCATTGAATTAGATTTTCCACTTGGCAAGCTGAATGATTCAAAGCGCGTGGATTATGTGCTCCAAGAGGCCCCGCTGGAGTTCATCAACGAGTACATCTTCGCTCTGAGCAGTCACGTCTGCTACTG GGCATCTGAGGACACAATTCTGTTTGTAATGAAGGAAATCTATGCAGGATTGGGTATTAGCACCGATAGCCAAGTGCCGCAGCAATCCATGACCATTGAGAGGCCCAGCTCACGGACAAACAGTGTTAGTCAGTCGCTGTTGCCGATGTGA